From a region of the Listeria monocytogenes ATCC 19117 genome:
- a CDS encoding NAD(P)/FAD-dependent oxidoreductase, which yields MDYDVIVIGGGPSGLMAAISAAEKNKRVLLIEKGPKLGRKLIMSGGGRCNVTNRRPAEEIIKHIPGNGRFLYSAFHAFDNEDIIRFFERLGVALKEEDHGRMFPVSNSARSVAEAMIQRMEKLGVKIYMQTAVKQVDYEDGHVKGVTLKDGQEISASAVIVAVGGKSVPRTGSTGDGYAWAKKAGHTITELYPTEVPITSSEPFIKQKVLQGTSLRDVSLSVLNAKGKPIITHQMDMIFTHFGVSGPAALRCSMFVLRELKKTGASTVKMRLDLFPNVSAAELSKDVYKLLEENPKKALKNSLSSLLQEKMLLFLLEKADLDETADYKQVSPKKIEQFIQLLKDFTFEVNGTLDFEKAFVTGGGVSVKEIKPKEMQSKLMEGLFFCGEILDINGYTGGYNITCALVTGHTAGAYAAEVSNA from the coding sequence ATGGATTATGATGTAATTGTTATTGGTGGCGGGCCATCTGGACTTATGGCGGCTATCAGTGCAGCAGAGAAAAATAAACGAGTACTATTAATTGAAAAAGGACCAAAATTGGGACGTAAATTAATTATGTCTGGTGGCGGACGTTGTAATGTAACGAACAGGCGACCAGCAGAAGAAATTATTAAACATATTCCTGGTAATGGTCGCTTTTTATATAGTGCGTTTCATGCCTTTGATAATGAAGATATTATTCGCTTTTTTGAAAGACTTGGCGTGGCGTTAAAAGAAGAAGACCACGGTAGAATGTTTCCTGTATCGAATAGCGCGCGTTCTGTCGCTGAGGCAATGATTCAGCGGATGGAAAAACTAGGCGTAAAAATTTACATGCAAACAGCCGTGAAACAAGTGGATTATGAGGATGGACATGTGAAAGGGGTGACGCTGAAAGACGGCCAAGAAATTTCAGCGAGTGCGGTCATTGTTGCAGTTGGCGGTAAATCTGTTCCACGGACTGGTTCGACCGGAGATGGCTATGCTTGGGCGAAAAAAGCAGGACATACCATCACAGAACTTTATCCGACAGAAGTGCCAATTACGTCTAGTGAGCCTTTTATTAAACAAAAAGTGTTACAAGGAACGTCGCTTCGTGATGTGTCCCTTTCTGTTTTAAATGCAAAAGGGAAGCCGATTATTACGCATCAAATGGATATGATTTTCACGCATTTTGGTGTGTCAGGACCAGCGGCTCTTCGTTGTAGTATGTTCGTCCTTCGAGAATTAAAGAAAACAGGCGCTAGCACGGTGAAGATGCGTCTTGATTTATTCCCGAATGTATCCGCTGCGGAACTTTCGAAAGATGTGTATAAATTGTTAGAAGAGAATCCGAAGAAAGCCTTGAAAAATTCGTTAAGTTCGCTTTTACAAGAGAAAATGTTATTGTTTTTACTTGAAAAAGCAGACTTAGATGAAACGGCTGATTATAAACAAGTAAGCCCGAAAAAAATCGAGCAGTTTATTCAGTTATTAAAAGATTTCACTTTTGAAGTGAATGGCACGCTTGATTTTGAAAAAGCGTTTGTGACAGGTGGTGGGGTTTCTGTAAAGGAAATTAAACCAAAAGAGATGCAATCGAAGTTGATGGAAGGATTATTTTTCTGCGGGGAAATACTAGATATTAATGGTTATACGGGTGGATATAATATTACTTGTGCGCTAGTGACTGGGCACACGGCAGGAGCTTATGCGGCGGAAGTTTCGAACGCATAA
- a CDS encoding serine hydrolase domain-containing protein, with protein MFYKTKQSLDQLVQNGSTPGISYQIKTNYLEENNIMGLKSVFPEAEILPRTTENIYDIASLTKVIATTTRILQLIEQQRFQLNDPIQMYLPDFRYNNVTILHLLTHSSGLAQNIPNFSMNNREDVIRYVYATPQINIPGTVVTYADANFLLLGYLISKMDGNYEKAIQNNILEPLSMTNTSFHPANKKQVIPTELDQTRGLIQGDVHDFKAWTAKSGTGHAGLFSTLSDLSKFRDALMLQHGAPILSEKTWQLMQINHTPGLNRSRGLGWDLRGDSVLYHTGFTGTFMVLDLKHQASLIVLSNRVHPSRANPNFVDKRDSIVDTFLEEVANTTEV; from the coding sequence ATGTTTTACAAAACGAAGCAATCACTAGATCAACTCGTCCAAAACGGCTCCACTCCGGGAATTAGTTATCAAATAAAAACTAATTATCTGGAAGAAAATAACATCATGGGATTAAAATCCGTTTTTCCAGAAGCAGAAATCTTACCAAGAACAACAGAAAACATTTATGATATCGCTTCTTTGACCAAAGTAATTGCTACGACTACTCGTATTTTGCAACTTATCGAACAACAAAGATTCCAATTAAACGACCCTATTCAAATGTATTTACCAGATTTCCGGTACAATAATGTTACGATTTTACATTTACTAACACATAGCTCCGGCCTTGCACAAAATATCCCTAACTTCTCAATGAACAACCGAGAGGACGTTATTCGTTATGTGTATGCCACGCCACAAATTAATATTCCTGGAACAGTAGTCACATACGCCGATGCTAATTTTCTTTTACTCGGTTATTTGATTAGTAAAATGGACGGCAATTATGAAAAAGCCATCCAAAACAATATTTTAGAACCCCTGAGTATGACAAATACAAGTTTTCATCCCGCAAATAAAAAACAAGTCATCCCAACCGAACTTGACCAAACGCGCGGTTTAATTCAAGGTGATGTCCATGATTTTAAAGCTTGGACTGCCAAATCAGGCACAGGCCATGCCGGACTTTTTAGCACCCTAAGCGATCTTTCCAAATTCCGAGATGCGCTCATGCTACAACACGGTGCTCCAATTCTTTCTGAAAAAACTTGGCAACTGATGCAAATAAATCATACCCCTGGTCTCAATAGAAGTCGCGGGCTAGGCTGGGATTTACGCGGTGATTCTGTCTTATATCATACCGGATTCACCGGTACTTTTATGGTGCTCGATTTGAAACACCAAGCCAGTTTAATCGTTCTTTCTAACCGCGTTCATCCAAGCCGAGCCAACCCAAATTTCGTTGACAAACGTGACAGCATTGTCGACACTTTTTTAGAAGAAGTTGCAAACACAACGGAAGTCTAG
- a CDS encoding NAD-dependent malic enzyme, whose amino-acid sequence MTVKPGFDYMNNPLLNKGTAFSKEERASYQLDGLLPPIIETIEQQAVRIETQIENLETPLHKHQLLTNLYNENRTLYYYVVTKNVTDYLPIIYTPTIGDAVIQYHKEYTAPDEALFIDAFAPEKLSASIKNYAKNNPNIDMIVITDGEGVLGIGDWGVNGVKIAVGKLAVYTVAAGLAPDRVLPVVIDAGTNNETLLNDPLYLGNKRPRLSESEYDAFIASFVNVMKEVFPKAILHWEDFGRANASRILHNYRDKICTFNDDIQGTGAMVVAAVLATIQVSKIPLSEQKIIIFGAGTAGIGIADQLSAQWMRETGLPFESAKKHFYLVDRNGLVLDNMTDLTTGQKKYAHPSTEWSNVPTDTLENLMEAVHPTMLIGCSGVTGAFKESIVKKMTQYTERPAILPLSNPTKLAEATASDLIQWTDGKALIVTGSPSKPVEYQHTTYEIGQANNALLYPGLGLGALVTRAKYITDGMLAAASMAVAEQISPNKAGAALLPHVRTLRETSRAVAIAVANQAIKENIHQVELTNVTEAIEREMWQPIYKGV is encoded by the coding sequence ATGACTGTAAAACCAGGTTTTGACTATATGAATAATCCATTATTAAATAAAGGAACCGCTTTTTCAAAAGAAGAAAGAGCAAGCTATCAATTGGACGGATTACTGCCACCAATTATCGAAACAATTGAACAACAAGCCGTGCGCATCGAGACGCAAATAGAAAATTTAGAAACACCTTTACATAAACATCAGCTTTTAACAAACTTATATAATGAAAATCGCACCCTCTACTATTATGTCGTAACAAAAAACGTGACTGACTATTTGCCAATTATTTATACACCAACTATCGGCGACGCAGTTATCCAGTACCATAAAGAATACACTGCGCCGGATGAAGCCTTATTTATTGATGCCTTTGCACCCGAAAAATTAAGCGCATCAATAAAAAACTACGCAAAAAATAATCCGAATATTGATATGATTGTTATAACAGATGGTGAGGGTGTGCTTGGAATTGGCGACTGGGGTGTGAATGGTGTGAAAATCGCTGTTGGAAAATTAGCGGTTTATACGGTTGCAGCTGGACTTGCACCAGACCGTGTTCTGCCAGTTGTTATTGACGCCGGAACGAACAACGAAACACTTCTTAACGATCCACTATATCTAGGAAATAAACGCCCCCGCCTTTCAGAAAGTGAATATGACGCTTTTATTGCTTCTTTTGTTAATGTTATGAAAGAAGTTTTCCCGAAAGCCATCCTTCACTGGGAAGACTTTGGACGCGCGAATGCAAGTCGTATTCTGCATAATTACCGCGATAAAATTTGTACATTTAACGATGATATTCAAGGAACTGGGGCCATGGTGGTTGCTGCTGTTCTTGCGACGATCCAAGTTTCCAAAATACCATTAAGCGAGCAAAAGATTATTATTTTCGGGGCTGGAACTGCTGGAATCGGTATCGCTGATCAACTTAGTGCTCAGTGGATGCGTGAAACTGGTCTTCCTTTTGAATCGGCGAAAAAGCATTTTTATTTAGTCGACCGAAATGGTTTAGTGCTTGATAATATGACCGACTTAACTACCGGGCAAAAGAAATATGCACATCCGTCGACTGAGTGGTCTAACGTGCCCACAGATACGTTAGAAAACTTAATGGAAGCAGTTCATCCAACAATGTTAATCGGCTGTTCTGGTGTCACCGGTGCCTTTAAAGAGAGCATCGTCAAAAAAATGACCCAGTATACAGAACGACCAGCGATTTTGCCACTTTCTAATCCAACAAAATTAGCCGAAGCAACTGCTTCTGATTTAATTCAGTGGACAGATGGAAAAGCGCTTATTGTTACAGGTAGCCCTTCCAAACCAGTAGAATATCAACATACTACTTATGAAATCGGTCAAGCGAACAATGCACTTCTCTATCCGGGGCTCGGACTAGGTGCTCTTGTCACTCGTGCGAAATATATTACAGATGGTATGCTCGCTGCTGCTTCCATGGCTGTCGCTGAGCAGATTTCACCAAACAAAGCAGGCGCAGCCCTTCTACCACATGTGCGCACCCTTCGCGAAACATCGCGTGCAGTAGCCATCGCTGTCGCTAACCAAGCTATTAAAGAAAACATCCATCAAGTCGAATTAACGAATGTCACCGAAGCTATCGAGCGGGAAATGTGGCAACCTATTTATAAAGGAGTTTAG
- the pflB gene encoding formate C-acetyltransferase: MTKAWDGFKGTAWQENISVGQFVQDNYTPYDGDESFLEKSTPRTTKLNEKINKLVEEMDAKGGVLDMDNAIVSNVASHKAGYVDQENEVIVGLQTDKPFKLAFMPNGGLRTAEQCLTDNGYSIDQELHDFYVKNRSTANDGIFRAYTDDIKRARHSHIVSGLPDAYSRGRIIGLYQKPALYGVDRLIAEKQQDLKKIAISSDENIRLREEIWLQIKALKDLIVLGNEYGLELGRPAENATEAVQWTYMGYLASIKQANGAASSFGRIPIFLDIYIQRDLEKGIITEFDAQELIEQLTLKLRMVRFARTDGYNELYASNPTFVTTSMAGMGADGRHRVTKTDYRFLHCLDNLGNSAEPNLTVLWDARLPESFKEYCMKMSVKHSSIQYENDKLMQEEGYGDMQCISCCVSPLNPEADKDKGETHNLQYFGARVNVLKCLLGAINGGKDDLHKNQVFDVVEPITTEYLEYEEVLEKFDKSMDWLTDTYVDAMNIIHFMTDKYNYESMQMAFLPSKVTANMGFGICGFANVVDSLSAIKHAKVKTIRDEDGFVYDYEVEGDFPRYGENDDRADDIAVMVLKMFKDKLDSHKLYKDSEATVSVLTITSNVAYSKQCGNSPVHKGPVFDENGKIVKEPEFFSPGANPSNKAKGGFLDNLASLSKLPFHYANDGISLTIQGAPKMFGKTTEEQHHNLVGILDGYFTKGGQHINLNVLNHDEVIEKIKAGIPVILRISGYCLNTKDLNEEQKMELCQRMFHEKLIG; encoded by the coding sequence ATGACAAAAGCATGGGATGGTTTTAAAGGAACCGCATGGCAAGAAAACATTAGTGTAGGGCAATTCGTTCAAGACAACTACACTCCTTACGATGGCGATGAAAGCTTTTTAGAAAAGAGCACACCAAGAACAACGAAACTAAATGAAAAAATAAATAAACTAGTAGAAGAAATGGATGCAAAAGGCGGCGTACTTGATATGGATAACGCTATCGTATCCAATGTTGCATCTCACAAAGCTGGTTACGTGGATCAAGAAAATGAAGTTATTGTTGGTTTACAAACAGACAAACCATTCAAATTAGCATTTATGCCGAATGGTGGTCTTAGAACAGCCGAACAATGTTTAACAGACAACGGCTATTCCATTGATCAAGAATTACATGACTTCTACGTAAAAAATCGTTCTACAGCAAATGATGGTATTTTCAGAGCATATACAGACGATATCAAACGTGCGCGTCACTCCCATATCGTTAGTGGTCTTCCTGATGCATACTCTCGCGGAAGAATCATCGGCTTGTACCAAAAACCAGCACTTTACGGTGTGGATCGTTTAATAGCAGAAAAACAACAAGACTTGAAAAAAATTGCGATTTCTTCTGATGAAAACATTCGTTTACGTGAAGAAATTTGGTTACAAATCAAAGCACTTAAAGACTTAATCGTTTTAGGTAACGAATACGGTTTAGAACTTGGACGTCCAGCTGAAAATGCAACAGAAGCGGTACAATGGACTTACATGGGCTACCTTGCTTCTATCAAACAAGCAAACGGTGCTGCAAGCTCATTCGGTCGTATTCCGATTTTCCTTGATATCTATATCCAACGCGATTTAGAAAAAGGCATTATCACTGAATTCGATGCACAAGAATTAATCGAACAATTAACCCTTAAATTAAGAATGGTTCGTTTTGCAAGAACAGATGGTTACAACGAACTTTACGCTTCCAATCCAACATTCGTTACAACTTCAATGGCTGGTATGGGCGCAGACGGTCGTCATCGTGTGACTAAAACAGATTATCGTTTCTTACACTGCTTAGATAACCTAGGAAACTCAGCGGAACCAAACTTAACTGTCCTATGGGATGCTCGTTTACCAGAAAGCTTTAAAGAATATTGTATGAAAATGAGTGTAAAACATTCCTCCATTCAATACGAAAATGATAAATTAATGCAAGAAGAAGGCTACGGCGATATGCAATGTATCAGCTGTTGCGTTAGCCCACTTAACCCAGAAGCAGACAAAGACAAAGGCGAAACACATAACCTGCAATATTTCGGTGCTCGTGTCAACGTACTGAAATGTCTTCTTGGAGCTATCAACGGCGGTAAAGATGATCTTCACAAAAACCAAGTATTCGACGTTGTAGAACCAATTACAACCGAATACCTTGAATACGAAGAAGTACTAGAAAAATTCGATAAATCAATGGACTGGTTAACAGACACTTATGTAGATGCGATGAACATCATTCACTTTATGACAGATAAATACAACTATGAAAGTATGCAAATGGCCTTCTTACCATCTAAAGTAACAGCCAACATGGGCTTCGGTATTTGTGGATTCGCTAACGTAGTAGATAGCCTAAGTGCCATCAAACATGCCAAAGTAAAAACTATCCGTGACGAAGATGGTTTTGTATATGACTATGAAGTAGAAGGCGACTTCCCTCGTTACGGTGAAAATGATGACCGTGCCGACGATATCGCTGTAATGGTTCTTAAAATGTTCAAAGACAAATTAGACTCCCATAAACTATACAAAGATAGTGAAGCAACCGTTTCTGTTCTAACAATCACTTCTAACGTTGCTTACTCAAAACAATGTGGTAACTCCCCCGTGCACAAAGGACCTGTATTTGATGAAAATGGCAAAATCGTCAAAGAACCAGAATTCTTCAGCCCAGGAGCTAACCCTTCTAACAAAGCAAAAGGTGGTTTCTTAGATAACCTTGCTAGTCTTTCTAAATTACCATTCCACTATGCAAATGACGGAATCTCCTTAACAATCCAAGGAGCTCCAAAAATGTTCGGTAAAACAACGGAAGAACAACACCATAACCTTGTTGGTATTCTGGATGGTTACTTTACAAAAGGTGGTCAACACATCAACTTAAACGTTCTTAACCACGATGAAGTAATCGAAAAAATCAAAGCTGGTATCCCAGTAATCTTACGTATCAGCGGTTATTGCTTAAATACGAAAGATCTAAATGAAGAACAAAAAATGGAACTTTGCCAAAGAATGTTCCACGAAAAATTAATCGGTTAA
- a CDS encoding EAL domain-containing protein — protein sequence MKKPTVREIIDQNHFDTIYEPIVVVENTQIFGYESLTRLKTDHWNAISDFIEEAEQDGLQKAFELLTLHNAVKRFNKSGDTPLFVNISYDTFLENQEELHDTLLDNGKIVFEFLETSKLPQERMNDLEKQLLQFQKKHETKFAIDDFGSGYADLHRVFAHHSDFVKTDRLLLRDLFESDGKKIFFEQLHNYVKKHHKSLIVEGVETKEQLEFLQEIGIPYAQGYYFH from the coding sequence ATGAAAAAGCCCACTGTACGTGAGATTATTGATCAAAATCACTTTGATACAATATATGAACCGATTGTTGTTGTAGAAAACACACAAATTTTCGGATACGAGTCACTCACCCGCTTAAAAACAGATCACTGGAATGCGATTAGTGATTTTATCGAAGAAGCGGAACAGGATGGTCTGCAAAAAGCATTTGAGCTGCTCACGCTTCATAACGCAGTGAAACGCTTTAACAAAAGCGGAGACACGCCACTATTTGTCAATATTTCGTATGATACATTTTTAGAAAATCAAGAAGAGTTGCACGATACCCTACTTGATAACGGGAAAATAGTTTTTGAATTTTTGGAAACATCCAAGTTACCACAAGAACGAATGAACGACTTAGAAAAACAACTGCTTCAATTCCAGAAAAAACACGAAACTAAATTTGCTATTGATGATTTTGGCTCCGGTTATGCGGACTTGCATCGCGTTTTTGCGCACCATTCTGATTTTGTCAAAACCGATCGCTTATTACTACGAGATTTATTTGAGAGCGATGGCAAAAAAATCTTCTTTGAGCAACTTCATAATTATGTTAAAAAGCATCATAAATCCTTAATTGTCGAGGGAGTGGAAACAAAAGAGCAGCTAGAATTCCTTCAAGAAATCGGCATTCCCTATGCGCAAGGTTATTATTTTCATTAA
- the reoY gene encoding proteolytic degradation factor ReoY — MKASISIDEKKDFIRWFLNKHQMKTREAMWVLNYIAGHDQIVKYVHFVDNLEGCARGLSLSAHGVESEPFLFFKGNIMTTDPEKAFHDIRLNWDEELYVELHFEEAMSSPEYALVREDNPFTAVKLADEEKEMADALIYQSVHQFSREKVLQQIDEALDTRDEAAFHKLVRILQQMDTEKE; from the coding sequence ATGAAGGCATCCATTTCAATAGACGAGAAGAAAGATTTTATTCGCTGGTTTTTAAATAAACACCAGATGAAGACTAGAGAAGCAATGTGGGTTTTAAATTATATTGCTGGCCATGATCAAATTGTAAAATATGTTCATTTTGTTGATAATTTGGAAGGGTGTGCGCGTGGGCTTTCACTTAGTGCTCACGGCGTTGAATCCGAACCGTTCCTATTTTTTAAAGGTAACATTATGACGACTGATCCAGAAAAAGCATTTCATGATATTCGGTTAAATTGGGACGAAGAGTTGTATGTAGAACTTCATTTTGAAGAGGCAATGTCTTCGCCTGAATACGCACTTGTTCGTGAAGATAATCCTTTTACAGCAGTGAAGCTTGCGGATGAGGAAAAAGAAATGGCGGATGCGCTTATTTATCAATCTGTGCACCAATTTTCAAGAGAAAAAGTATTACAACAGATCGATGAGGCGCTGGATACACGTGATGAAGCTGCTTTTCATAAGTTAGTTCGAATTTTACAGCAAATGGATACGGAAAAAGAATAA
- a CDS encoding GGDEF domain-containing protein, which yields MFELVNSYIDSLALFLAILFIQGMSFRKIRQYRPNWFQNGGRRLFLSILLGVYYGLAGIYFIYEGAYENNPVIYTNMRILILMVTSVFGGRVPLIFAYLVMLFGRISFDIASPVTSRYVILMTLIFAACLLVTFWKKQRFSRFVALIILNFPAILYYFVNNFDEGRILQGFEIIEYFLLFFVTALLVFYACNYIDKSNLVIQNLTETAMTDSLTNLPNMRFFTQQFGWIFAKSQKRKKSLSLFIIDIDHFKEINDFHGHQAGNTVLAQFSSILKNRTFPPRTMFARIGGEEFAVLLQNVGTEQAALIADFFREEVERAKFPYNPASGKVTVSIGVASASSNFSTTESLFEAADQALYQAKQNGRNQIAVHQGELE from the coding sequence TTGTTCGAACTAGTTAATTCATACATAGATAGTTTAGCGCTCTTTCTCGCTATCCTTTTTATCCAAGGGATGTCTTTTCGAAAAATAAGACAATATCGCCCAAATTGGTTCCAAAATGGTGGTAGACGGCTATTTCTTTCCATCCTACTAGGCGTCTACTATGGTTTAGCAGGTATTTATTTTATTTATGAAGGTGCTTACGAAAATAATCCCGTTATTTACACGAATATGCGGATTTTGATTTTGATGGTAACAAGTGTTTTCGGTGGCCGCGTTCCACTCATTTTCGCCTATTTAGTAATGCTTTTTGGTCGGATTAGTTTTGATATTGCTTCTCCTGTTACTAGTCGCTATGTCATTTTGATGACGCTCATTTTTGCCGCGTGTTTACTTGTTACTTTTTGGAAAAAACAACGCTTTTCGAGATTTGTTGCTTTAATCATTTTAAACTTCCCAGCGATTCTTTATTATTTCGTGAATAATTTTGACGAAGGACGAATCCTGCAAGGTTTTGAGATTATCGAGTATTTCCTGCTATTCTTTGTAACCGCCTTACTGGTATTTTACGCCTGCAATTACATTGATAAAAGTAATCTCGTTATCCAAAATTTGACGGAAACTGCGATGACGGATAGTTTAACTAATTTACCAAACATGCGCTTTTTCACCCAACAGTTTGGTTGGATTTTTGCGAAATCGCAAAAAAGGAAAAAATCTTTATCTCTTTTCATCATTGATATTGATCATTTTAAAGAAATAAACGATTTTCATGGTCATCAAGCTGGTAATACCGTTCTTGCTCAGTTTAGTAGCATTCTTAAAAATCGCACCTTCCCGCCAAGAACCATGTTTGCACGAATTGGTGGCGAAGAATTTGCTGTTTTACTTCAAAACGTTGGTACAGAGCAAGCTGCTCTAATTGCTGATTTTTTCCGTGAAGAAGTGGAACGAGCGAAGTTTCCTTATAATCCCGCAAGTGGCAAAGTTACTGTATCTATAGGTGTTGCTTCTGCTAGTTCCAACTTTTCAACAACCGAATCACTTTTCGAAGCTGCTGACCAAGCGCTCTATCAAGCAAAACAAAACGGCCGCAATCAAATTGCTGTTCATCAGGGGGAACTCGAATGA
- a CDS encoding DUF1405 domain-containing protein, which produces MLYSLLANRAFLRLLFFGNLLGAIYGYIWYLPQLQMTEPRFWLFVPDSPTAILFFTLALVAFLGKKHWPLMEALGFVCLVKYGLWAVGMNIFYMIDQGMLVWGSVALILTHGFMAVEGILYAPFYRFRIGHFMIAAVWVFHNDVIDYVFGQMPIYMGLEKYLPEIGYATFWLTVFVLWFVYDKTIKNKHLTLEFPHDE; this is translated from the coding sequence TTGTTATATAGTTTACTCGCAAATCGGGCCTTTTTACGATTACTTTTCTTTGGTAATTTACTTGGAGCGATTTATGGATACATATGGTATTTACCGCAATTACAAATGACAGAGCCGCGCTTTTGGCTGTTTGTACCTGATAGCCCAACGGCGATTTTGTTCTTCACTTTGGCGCTAGTTGCTTTTCTTGGGAAAAAGCATTGGCCTTTAATGGAGGCACTAGGTTTTGTATGTTTAGTGAAGTATGGTTTATGGGCAGTTGGTATGAATATTTTTTATATGATTGACCAAGGGATGCTTGTTTGGGGCTCTGTGGCATTGATTTTGACGCATGGTTTTATGGCAGTAGAAGGAATTCTTTATGCGCCGTTTTATCGTTTTCGAATCGGGCACTTTATGATTGCAGCGGTATGGGTATTTCATAATGATGTAATTGATTATGTATTTGGCCAAATGCCGATTTATATGGGGTTAGAAAAATACTTACCGGAAATTGGTTATGCGACATTTTGGTTAACGGTATTTGTTCTATGGTTTGTATATGATAAAACGATAAAAAATAAGCACTTAACATTAGAATTTCCTCATGATGAGTGA
- a CDS encoding zinc metallopeptidase, producing MSFSQYIIYFIIVAAIPLWAQYRVKTTYAHYSKVGVANGLTGAEVARHILDTNGLTNVPVHETKGILSDHYDPRKKAVFLSEANFRGRSIAGAAVAAHEVGHAIQDQQDYAFMRFRSALVPVTMFSSNISWVFLIIGMLANVASFMLLGIILMAVGVLFQLITLPVEFDASKRALVQLESGGLVASSELPQAKKVLSAAAMTYVAAMAVAVLELLRLLLIFTNMNRN from the coding sequence ATGTCGTTTAGTCAGTATATTATTTATTTTATTATCGTCGCGGCAATTCCACTTTGGGCACAGTATCGGGTAAAAACTACCTATGCACATTATTCCAAAGTTGGTGTGGCAAATGGTTTAACTGGTGCCGAGGTTGCGCGTCATATTTTGGATACCAATGGTTTAACGAATGTTCCAGTTCATGAAACAAAAGGAATATTAAGTGACCACTACGATCCTCGAAAAAAAGCGGTTTTTCTTTCTGAAGCTAACTTCCGCGGTCGTTCTATCGCCGGGGCAGCTGTTGCAGCCCATGAAGTAGGACACGCGATTCAAGATCAGCAAGATTATGCATTTATGCGTTTTCGTTCGGCGCTTGTTCCTGTAACAATGTTTAGTTCCAATATTTCTTGGGTGTTCTTAATTATCGGAATGCTTGCAAACGTTGCTAGTTTCATGTTGCTGGGGATTATTTTGATGGCAGTGGGTGTACTTTTCCAATTAATTACGTTACCAGTTGAATTTGACGCTAGTAAACGGGCACTTGTTCAATTAGAAAGCGGCGGACTAGTCGCATCTTCAGAACTCCCACAAGCGAAAAAAGTATTAAGTGCTGCTGCAATGACTTATGTTGCTGCAATGGCCGTAGCTGTACTAGAACTTCTAAGATTGCTACTTATCTTTACGAATATGAATCGAAATTAG